One window of Nostoc sp. C052 genomic DNA carries:
- a CDS encoding translation initiation factor IF-2 N-terminal domain-containing protein has protein sequence MNNGKLRIYELAKELNLDSKKLLLICEKLKIVVKSHTSAISESDAERIRSVANKLTAKSSKTKTNSEDWSYMFIASAIESFIRHLEGETALKSYPEFRERRDRANELMSECVGKKPSLFYVRRKGAGKEAREEIWDLTIATDSDDFPLPARLEKLRKTLGFRAAVPKDGRGGLKILSAQLLQPSRGHADSYAIPCRLRLLPNHQHHLDIPPTTLKRIATAPVCGENVPTEDQLKAWKAFLQIEEKIAKARQFCVRYVSHNYNFKRRISFEIDVASATLDGFYQNSLDVDNFWERARRTKNEDLKLFETAPVGKNWISGRQLGTVEELDPNRRIISLRLERDLAEFMATERYKLPDTGFLCFEAVGDIQQIQRKKKALDDLNNGYTQNPYLGNFLFDASQARQIKTTVELQPQDLLLSSANPGQKAAVEKVLAAKDLVLIQGPPGTGKTTVIAEICYQIALRGGRTLIASQANLAVDNALSRLVHNPVIRAVRKGRAEKVGEEGQPFLEDQVIGRWLENTAYDCENNITQRLENIQIFSQLLASSERFTAYLQAEEEFNQQQNKFHKNKIKLEANFKNQEKSYNETIEKQNEVESLFSGLDNILKTAPNINWEASEITDFLPLLKPYTEGNNLVEEFLTNVRQTIKYTDEFGFVRPTLGAFGLAAWLRETVATEISKFKTALTYAQDASQAISEVAVSVQVVKQNFASLNQLQPDYQQYLTKLQNLQQTIQIWENRKREIDYIISAVKEWKSTAPSHLYQTLKDCHQSGLPLTENLVDLPLGLLMFANTLKLPIVPKIYKINLPEWEVLAKAIAYEIDGGFTDRKGKQHNFSYFLQQNFSQIPMVLSKSDRTQWQETYQQFNNYQLLNPKQRKLLVENTQAFLIRIQKTYGTSWEWNNIDSTLTRITHELLDVILANARQCVLKVKTETDQQLQHLQRLLNELQKNEVSQQQISITQAEVEKSQQDANLQLGRVINILQELSQQNIPAQLRILVEKYLATQSNIWEQPQEFSNQVNYWGTSISQLETLISSLEPLAVLEIIKHSLNEHLSNLQEENKASLQQLQKLQVSLREIEQTLQPQQSEDLIIERNWWLTEWQRIPDKFKPENYSDDLFSIELLRSINIQFESWQEQLHKDESYINKYQNFVQDWIGKLRQPNERTHDDLRRIYLDNANVVGITCVQAANRGFSEEFKSFDVVIIDEVSKCTPPELLIPALKGKKLVMVGDHRQLPPMLDTSTLEEVAQTIGNTRDELQFLEESLFKSQFESADESIKQMLTTQYRMHPFIMGAINQFYDGKLESGILEPDTKRAHHLAGEIVQESQHLIWIKTPIENQFLEQRNGTSYFNTPEIDAIECLCQQFENTWASKVANGEPKKEIAVITFYGAQLRKIDERLQSELFPSLEIRTGTVDRFQGMERPVVIVSMVRNNSKGDVGFAKKPERVNVAFSRAQELLIIVGCHNLFTHQAGKVGSMYSEVSNIVSIHGGFVDVSRLFS, from the coding sequence ATGAACAACGGTAAACTCAGAATCTACGAACTAGCAAAAGAATTAAATTTAGATAGTAAGAAACTATTATTAATTTGTGAAAAACTCAAAATTGTAGTCAAAAGCCATACCAGCGCCATTTCAGAATCCGATGCAGAACGTATACGTTCAGTAGCGAATAAACTAACAGCAAAATCATCAAAAACTAAAACCAACTCTGAAGATTGGAGCTATATGTTTATAGCTTCAGCAATTGAGAGCTTTATCCGCCATCTTGAAGGTGAAACCGCCCTAAAATCATATCCCGAATTTCGGGAGCGGCGCGATCGCGCTAATGAGTTAATGTCTGAATGTGTCGGAAAAAAGCCTTCTCTATTTTATGTGCGTCGCAAGGGTGCAGGGAAAGAGGCAAGAGAGGAAATTTGGGATTTGACAATAGCAACAGACTCCGATGATTTTCCATTACCCGCAAGACTTGAAAAGCTCAGAAAAACATTAGGATTTAGAGCGGCTGTACCAAAAGATGGACGCGGCGGGTTAAAAATACTTTCGGCTCAATTATTACAACCTTCACGGGGACACGCCGATAGCTATGCTATACCTTGTCGCTTGCGTTTGCTGCCTAATCATCAACATCATCTCGACATTCCGCCGACAACATTGAAACGTATTGCAACTGCACCAGTTTGTGGCGAAAATGTACCTACAGAAGATCAGCTTAAAGCTTGGAAAGCATTTTTGCAAATTGAAGAAAAAATTGCGAAAGCGCGTCAGTTCTGCGTGCGTTACGTCAGCCATAACTATAACTTCAAAAGGCGAATCAGTTTTGAAATTGATGTAGCTTCAGCTACCCTTGACGGCTTTTATCAAAATTCCCTCGACGTGGACAATTTTTGGGAACGAGCAAGACGCACAAAAAACGAAGACTTGAAGCTTTTTGAAACTGCTCCCGTCGGCAAAAATTGGATTAGTGGTCGTCAATTAGGGACTGTTGAGGAACTTGACCCCAACCGTCGTATTATCAGCCTCAGATTAGAACGCGATTTAGCTGAATTCATGGCAACAGAGCGTTATAAATTGCCAGATACAGGATTTTTATGTTTCGAGGCAGTTGGTGATATTCAGCAGATTCAGCGTAAGAAAAAAGCTTTAGATGATTTGAATAATGGCTACACCCAAAATCCGTATTTAGGTAACTTTTTATTCGATGCTTCTCAGGCTAGACAAATTAAAACAACCGTCGAACTTCAACCACAAGATTTATTGTTATCTTCTGCTAATCCTGGTCAGAAAGCAGCAGTAGAAAAGGTACTTGCTGCTAAGGATCTTGTTCTCATTCAAGGGCCACCGGGTACTGGTAAAACTACCGTAATTGCTGAGATTTGCTATCAAATTGCCCTTCGTGGTGGACGTACTTTAATTGCATCTCAAGCCAATTTAGCAGTAGATAATGCCCTAAGCCGATTAGTTCATAACCCTGTAATTCGCGCTGTCCGCAAAGGAAGAGCCGAGAAAGTTGGGGAAGAAGGACAGCCATTTTTAGAAGACCAAGTGATTGGTAGATGGCTAGAAAACACAGCTTATGACTGTGAAAATAATATTACGCAACGACTCGAAAATATCCAAATTTTCAGTCAATTACTGGCATCATCAGAAAGATTTACGGCTTACTTACAAGCAGAAGAAGAATTTAATCAGCAACAAAATAAATTTCATAAAAATAAGATAAAACTAGAGGCTAACTTTAAAAATCAAGAAAAATCTTATAACGAAACTATAGAAAAACAGAACGAGGTTGAATCACTATTTTCAGGACTGGATAATATACTAAAGACTGCACCAAATATCAACTGGGAAGCTTCAGAAATTACAGATTTTTTGCCACTTCTTAAACCCTACACAGAAGGTAACAATTTAGTAGAAGAATTCTTAACAAATGTTCGTCAAACCATCAAATATACTGATGAATTTGGCTTTGTGCGTCCGACGCTTGGTGCTTTTGGTTTAGCGGCTTGGTTACGCGAAACAGTAGCCACAGAAATTTCTAAATTTAAAACTGCTTTGACTTATGCTCAAGATGCAAGTCAAGCCATTTCAGAGGTTGCAGTTTCAGTTCAGGTTGTCAAACAAAATTTCGCATCGTTAAATCAACTTCAACCAGATTATCAGCAATATCTTACCAAGCTACAAAACCTACAGCAAACAATCCAGATATGGGAAAATCGCAAACGGGAAATAGATTATATTATCTCAGCCGTTAAGGAATGGAAATCTACAGCACCTTCTCATCTGTATCAAACTTTAAAAGATTGTCACCAATCAGGTTTACCACTAACAGAAAATTTAGTAGATTTGCCTTTAGGTTTGTTGATGTTTGCTAATACATTAAAATTGCCAATAGTACCAAAGATATACAAAATTAACCTTCCAGAATGGGAAGTATTAGCAAAAGCGATCGCTTATGAAATAGACGGAGGTTTTACTGATAGAAAAGGTAAACAGCATAATTTTAGTTATTTTTTACAACAAAATTTTAGTCAGATTCCAATGGTGCTATCAAAGAGCGATCGCACCCAATGGCAAGAAACCTATCAACAGTTTAATAATTATCAGCTACTCAACCCTAAACAGCGAAAATTATTAGTTGAAAATACTCAAGCTTTTTTAATTAGAATTCAAAAAACTTATGGTACATCATGGGAATGGAATAACATTGACTCTACTCTCACCAGGATTACCCACGAATTGCTAGATGTCATCCTTGCAAATGCGCGTCAATGCGTTTTAAAAGTCAAGACGGAAACCGATCAACAGCTTCAGCATCTACAACGACTATTAAATGAACTTCAGAAAAATGAAGTTAGCCAACAGCAAATATCTATTACTCAAGCTGAGGTAGAAAAATCACAGCAGGATGCTAATTTGCAACTTGGACGAGTGATAAATATCTTGCAAGAACTTAGTCAACAAAATATACCTGCTCAATTACGCATTCTCGTTGAAAAATATCTCGCAACACAATCAAATATTTGGGAACAACCCCAAGAATTTTCAAATCAAGTGAATTATTGGGGAACTTCCATCAGTCAGCTTGAAACCTTAATTTCATCCTTAGAACCTTTGGCTGTACTGGAGATAATTAAACATTCTCTCAATGAGCATTTATCAAATTTACAAGAAGAAAATAAAGCCTCTTTACAGCAGCTTCAAAAATTACAAGTTAGCCTACGTGAAATAGAACAAACATTACAACCCCAGCAATCAGAAGATTTAATAATAGAAAGAAATTGGTGGTTAACTGAATGGCAAAGAATACCGGACAAATTTAAGCCTGAAAATTATTCCGATGACTTGTTTAGTATAGAGTTATTACGCAGCATAAATATTCAGTTTGAATCTTGGCAAGAGCAACTCCACAAAGACGAAAGTTATATTAATAAATATCAGAATTTCGTACAAGATTGGATTGGGAAATTAAGACAGCCAAATGAGCGGACTCACGACGATTTAAGGCGTATTTATTTAGACAATGCCAACGTCGTCGGTATTACCTGTGTGCAAGCTGCGAATAGAGGTTTTTCTGAAGAATTCAAATCCTTTGATGTCGTCATTATTGATGAAGTTAGCAAGTGTACTCCACCAGAGTTACTAATCCCAGCATTGAAAGGCAAAAAGTTAGTCATGGTAGGCGATCATCGGCAATTACCGCCTATGCTTGATACTAGCACTTTAGAAGAAGTTGCCCAAACAATTGGCAATACACGAGACGAACTACAATTCTTAGAAGAATCACTGTTTAAAAGTCAGTTTGAATCTGCTGATGAAAGCATCAAACAAATGCTAACTACACAGTATCGAATGCATCCATTTATTATGGGAGCAATCAATCAGTTTTATGACGGTAAATTAGAATCTGGTATTTTGGAGCCAGATACAAAACGCGCACATCATCTAGCAGGAGAAATTGTCCAAGAATCTCAGCATCTTATCTGGATAAAAACGCCTATCGAAAATCAGTTTTTAGAACAACGAAACGGAACTTCTTACTTTAATACTCCAGAAATCGATGCGATTGAATGTCTGTGTCAACAGTTCGAGAATACTTGGGCTTCTAAAGTTGCTAATGGTGAACCAAAAAAAGAAATTGCCGTAATTACATTTTATGGCGCTCAATTAAGAAAAATTGATGAACGTCTGCAATCTGAACTTTTCCCTTCATTAGAGATTCGTACAGGGACAGTAGATAGATTTCAAGGGATGGAAAGACCTGTTGTTATTGTGAGTATGGTTCGCAACAATAGCAAAGGAGATGTGGGTTTTGCTAAAAAGCCAGAACGAGTAAACGTTGCATTTTCTCGCGCTCAAGAACTGCTGATAATTGTAGGTTGTCACAATTTATTTACTCATCAAGCAGGTAAAGTTGGAAGTATGTATTCTGAAGTGTCAAATATCGTCAGTATTCATGGAGGTTTCGTTGATGTTTCTCGCCTCTTCAGTTAA
- a CDS encoding histone deacetylase: MDLPIIYHPDYIAPLPEGHRFPMSKFRQLYELLLADGVANQEQFHTPERPPPELIELVHTASYVQAYCEGTLDAKAQRRIGLPWSPALANRTCVAVGGTILTAKLALSQGLACNTAGGTHHAFPSYGSGFCIFNDLAIACRVLQKFGFVQKILIVDLDVHQGDGTAFIFQNDDSVFTFSMHCEVNFPGTKQNSDLDVPLPIGMEDDAYLQTLANYLSDLLSKVKPDLVFYDAGVDPHIGDRLGKLALTDAGIFRREMQVLSTCMSGGYPVACVIGGGYADDMKSLVWRHSLLHRAASEVYQQYKL, from the coding sequence ATGGACTTGCCAATTATTTACCACCCAGATTATATTGCCCCGCTACCAGAAGGGCATCGCTTCCCGATGTCTAAGTTCCGACAACTCTACGAATTACTGTTAGCTGATGGTGTCGCAAATCAAGAACAATTTCACACTCCTGAACGTCCGCCACCAGAATTGATAGAGTTAGTCCATACCGCAAGCTACGTTCAAGCTTATTGTGAAGGAACCTTAGATGCCAAAGCACAGCGCCGTATTGGTTTGCCTTGGAGTCCGGCGTTAGCAAATCGGACTTGTGTAGCAGTGGGTGGTACAATACTGACTGCGAAACTGGCACTAAGTCAAGGTTTAGCTTGTAATACGGCTGGTGGAACTCATCATGCCTTTCCTAGTTATGGATCTGGTTTTTGTATTTTCAACGATTTAGCGATCGCCTGTCGCGTTTTACAAAAATTTGGATTCGTTCAAAAAATTCTGATTGTAGATTTGGATGTCCATCAAGGAGACGGCACAGCTTTTATCTTCCAAAACGACGACAGCGTTTTTACTTTTTCTATGCACTGCGAAGTCAATTTCCCCGGTACAAAACAAAATAGCGATTTGGATGTTCCTTTGCCGATAGGAATGGAGGATGACGCCTATTTACAAACTTTGGCAAATTATCTATCAGATTTATTGTCTAAAGTCAAGCCAGATTTAGTATTTTATGATGCTGGTGTTGACCCTCATATAGGCGATCGCTTGGGAAAATTGGCTCTTACCGATGCTGGCATTTTTCGCCGAGAAATGCAGGTTTTGAGTACCTGTATGAGTGGTGGTTATCCTGTCGCTTGCGTTATTGGCGGCGGTTATGCTGATGATATGAAGTCTCTAGTATGGCGGCATTCCCTACTGCATCGCGCCGCCAGTGAAGTTTATCAGCAGTACAAACTATAG